The following coding sequences are from one Leptolyngbya sp. NIES-3755 window:
- a CDS encoding hypothetical protein (similar to AA sequence:cyanobase_aa:NIES39_Q02340), with the protein MRCPACHNMENRVLESRAADNGQSVRRRRECLNSQCKHRFTTYERVEFAPLVVVKENGNREDFDREKLVRSLTRICERTAIGTAQVETVVSTIESALQQRTNREVLSSEISEMVLRELQPLSEAACIRYASTYCEFENITEFLATLARVNSDPANPSNSTEFAIARARSLN; encoded by the coding sequence ATGCGCTGTCCTGCTTGTCATAACATGGAAAATCGAGTGCTGGAGTCGCGGGCTGCTGATAACGGTCAAAGTGTGCGGCGACGGCGAGAATGTCTGAATTCGCAGTGTAAGCATCGGTTTACGACCTATGAACGGGTTGAGTTTGCGCCACTGGTAGTCGTGAAAGAAAATGGCAATCGCGAAGACTTCGATCGAGAAAAACTGGTGCGATCGCTGACGAGAATTTGTGAACGAACTGCGATCGGAACTGCACAAGTTGAAACAGTCGTCAGCACGATCGAATCTGCACTTCAACAGCGAACGAATCGAGAAGTCTTAAGCAGTGAAATTAGTGAAATGGTGCTGCGGGAACTGCAACCGTTAAGTGAAGCGGCTTGTATTCGATATGCCTCAACCTATTGTGAGTTTGAGAATATAACTGAATTTTTGGCGACGTTGGCACGAGTCAATTCTGATCCAGCAAATCCCTCAAATTCGACCGAGTTTGCGATAGCACGAGCGCGATCGCTGAATTGA
- a CDS encoding PAS/PAC sensor signal transduction histidine kinase (similar to AA sequence:cyanobase_aa:LBDG_22470) gives MKAFDTTVLSGYIHTVQGRAQALYETTKDEENSPNSASINLETCLEELFSALEELSIAEEELRQQNEMLAVAQSDIETERQRYQELFEFAPDAYLVTDLYGVIREANRIAVRLFNVTHRHLTQKPLANFITEDQRQAFRSVLNQLPTIQRVQEWEVMARGRNNEPFMAAITVETVLDRAGEPTALRWLIRDITSRKRSEAQLQAVQVQNVELIEADRLKDQFMATISHELRTPLNAILGFSRLLGDRIAPFGDDRATQMNDHVLRNSRHLLAMIEELLDFARLKSRRLELQPTGFDLIQIAHETLQDLRCLSDQKGLALELDQLQESISIVNDPGRIRQILINLVSNAIKFTDSGRVTVGVWEVPEGRVLIAVQDTGIGIDPVDQANIFKEFWQVNQSHSRRAGGTGLGLAIVSALVELMQGTISIQSAVNEGTTIRVELPRRITSL, from the coding sequence ATGAAAGCATTTGATACTACGGTACTTAGTGGGTACATTCACACCGTACAAGGACGGGCACAAGCTTTATATGAGACGACCAAAGACGAAGAAAATAGCCCAAACTCGGCTTCTATCAACCTAGAAACTTGTCTAGAAGAATTGTTTTCAGCCTTAGAAGAATTAAGTATCGCAGAAGAAGAATTACGCCAGCAAAATGAAATGTTAGCCGTTGCTCAGTCTGATATTGAAACAGAACGACAGCGGTATCAAGAATTATTTGAATTCGCCCCAGATGCTTACCTGGTGACTGATTTATATGGCGTGATTCGAGAGGCAAATCGGATCGCAGTTCGGCTATTTAACGTCACGCATCGGCATTTGACTCAGAAACCGTTAGCGAATTTTATTACTGAGGATCAGCGTCAGGCATTTCGATCGGTGCTGAATCAACTCCCCACGATCCAGCGGGTGCAGGAATGGGAAGTGATGGCGCGTGGGCGAAACAACGAACCTTTCATGGCAGCGATTACGGTTGAAACGGTTCTCGATCGAGCAGGAGAACCCACAGCACTCCGGTGGCTGATTCGTGATATCACAAGCCGCAAACGCAGCGAGGCACAACTTCAAGCCGTCCAGGTTCAAAACGTGGAACTGATCGAAGCCGATCGACTCAAAGATCAATTCATGGCAACGATTTCTCACGAACTGCGAACGCCTCTCAATGCGATTCTGGGATTTTCTCGACTGTTAGGCGATCGAATTGCTCCATTCGGAGACGATCGGGCAACTCAAATGAACGATCATGTCCTTCGCAATAGTCGGCATTTGTTAGCAATGATCGAAGAACTGCTAGACTTTGCCCGATTGAAGTCGCGCAGGTTGGAACTGCAACCTACCGGATTTGATCTGATTCAGATTGCTCACGAAACCCTTCAAGATTTACGCTGCTTATCGGATCAAAAAGGGTTAGCATTAGAACTTGACCAGTTGCAGGAGAGTATCTCGATCGTCAATGATCCGGGTCGAATCCGCCAAATTTTGATCAATCTCGTTTCTAATGCGATTAAGTTTACCGATTCGGGTCGTGTCACTGTAGGCGTTTGGGAAGTGCCAGAAGGACGAGTCTTAATCGCGGTTCAAGACACCGGAATTGGCATTGATCCAGTCGATCAAGCGAATATTTTCAAAGAATTTTGGCAAGTGAATCAATCCCACTCTCGCAGAGCAGGCGGGACAGGATTGGGACTCGCGATCGTATCTGCGCTCGTCGAATTGATGCAAGGAACGATTTCAATTCAAAGTGCAGTGAATGAAGGAACTACGATTCGGGTTGAGCTTCCTCGCCGTATTACATCACTTTAA
- a CDS encoding chemotaxis protein CheB (similar to AA sequence:cyanobase_aa:LBDG_22460), translating to MTGHNMIAIGASAGGVETLSNLVRRLPSDLNAAIFVVLHFPPHATSLLPQILNRLKTIPARHPEDGDAIEPGWIYIAPPDYHLMIRQGRIRLDHGARENGHRPAIDTTFRSIAYAYSRQVIGVILTGTLDDGTAGLLTIKARGGVAIVQDPDEALFAGMPRNAIHAVEVDEILKVREIAERLTELATIPPQEEKPMVEGILHEGEQVAQEKAAIERGERTGLASAFTCPDCGGVLWELQDRNLMRYRCHVGHAYSLDSLLSEKDDDLERALWTANRALEEKAALARRMATQARRSGHLMSETQFLERAAEAENHAAVLKQLLLQQIELKLQPENDEEI from the coding sequence ATGACCGGACACAACATGATCGCGATCGGAGCTTCAGCAGGTGGAGTCGAAACGCTGTCGAATCTAGTTAGACGACTTCCAAGCGACCTGAATGCTGCGATATTCGTTGTGCTCCATTTTCCTCCTCATGCCACCAGTCTTTTACCCCAAATTCTGAATCGTCTCAAAACCATTCCGGCACGTCATCCCGAAGATGGAGACGCGATCGAACCGGGCTGGATTTATATCGCACCGCCTGATTATCATTTAATGATTCGGCAAGGACGAATTCGCCTCGATCATGGTGCACGTGAAAACGGACATCGCCCCGCGATCGATACGACGTTTCGCTCGATCGCTTATGCCTATAGTCGGCAGGTGATTGGCGTGATCTTGACTGGAACCTTGGACGATGGGACGGCTGGACTCTTGACGATCAAAGCGCGTGGCGGTGTTGCGATCGTTCAAGATCCCGATGAAGCCTTATTTGCCGGAATGCCACGGAACGCAATTCACGCGGTCGAAGTGGACGAGATTTTGAAAGTTAGAGAGATTGCAGAACGATTAACCGAATTGGCGACGATCCCGCCGCAAGAGGAAAAACCGATGGTTGAAGGAATATTGCACGAAGGGGAACAGGTTGCCCAGGAAAAAGCTGCGATCGAGCGTGGAGAGCGAACGGGACTGGCATCGGCTTTTACTTGTCCTGATTGCGGTGGGGTGTTGTGGGAGTTGCAGGATCGGAACTTGATGCGATATCGCTGCCATGTCGGTCACGCTTATTCGCTAGATAGTTTGCTTTCAGAAAAGGACGATGATTTAGAGCGGGCGCTTTGGACTGCCAATCGTGCCCTTGAAGAGAAAGCAGCGCTGGCGCGTCGAATGGCAACGCAGGCTCGTCGATCGGGGCATTTGATGTCTGAGACGCAGTTTTTGGAGCGGGCAGCCGAGGCGGAAAATCATGCAGCCGTGTTAAAGCAACTCTTGTTACAGCAAATCGAATTGAAGTTGCAACCGGAAAACGATGAGGAAATTTGA
- a CDS encoding chemotaxis protein CheR (similar to AA sequence:cyanobase_aa:LBDG_22450) has protein sequence MENQTTVEIEALLDYIKRSRGFDFTGYKRPSLLRRVSRAMQNVSIEGYGDYLDYLEVHPEEFAQLFNTLLINVTCFFRDRAAWDFVRNEIVPRILAQKDDKEPIRVWTAGCASGQEAYTIAILLAEILGAKVFRNRVKIYATDVDDEALNQARQAIYSHQELTGLTPEQIEEFFEQSDDRYTFRKDLRQSVIFGRHDLIQDAPISRIDLLTCRNTLMYFNAETQARILSRFHFSLRDGCFLFLGKAEMLLSHTSTFTPVQLKCRVFTKVPKPALHDRPLPTGQLPSEDGISFLPSYTRLREAVFETAPVARLVVDSAGFLTLVNERARSLFGINPRDIGRPFRDLEISYRPVELRSCIEQVCIDRRSLTLCNIEWQTIRESIYLDVQIMPLIDSPDTVLGVSVSFTDVTRYKRLQEELEHSNQELEMAYEELQSTNEELETTNEELQSSNEELETTNEELQSTNEELETMNEELQSTNEELQTVNVELQQRSEELNQTNAFLEWILRSLKGAVVVVDRDLRVQIWNHKAADLWGIRSEEAIDQNFLNLDIGLPVEQLRQPIRACLFGEFDSTVEVLLAAINRRGRSIECYVTCTPLVNGEGLIQGVILLMEERSSEVAVSS, from the coding sequence GTGGAAAATCAAACGACTGTTGAAATCGAAGCTTTACTCGACTACATTAAGCGGAGCCGTGGTTTTGACTTTACAGGGTACAAGCGCCCTAGCTTACTGCGTCGTGTCAGTCGAGCTATGCAGAATGTCAGCATTGAAGGCTATGGAGATTATCTAGACTATCTCGAAGTTCACCCAGAAGAATTCGCACAGCTATTCAATACGCTGCTGATTAATGTCACTTGTTTTTTTCGCGATCGCGCTGCTTGGGACTTTGTTCGTAACGAGATCGTACCGAGAATTCTGGCGCAAAAAGATGACAAGGAACCCATTCGAGTCTGGACGGCGGGCTGTGCTTCAGGTCAAGAAGCATACACGATCGCGATTTTGCTCGCGGAAATTTTGGGCGCGAAGGTCTTTCGCAATCGGGTCAAAATCTACGCAACTGATGTCGATGATGAAGCCCTGAATCAAGCTCGCCAAGCCATCTATTCTCATCAGGAACTCACCGGGTTAACACCTGAACAAATCGAAGAATTCTTTGAACAATCCGACGATCGCTATACTTTTCGCAAAGACTTACGCCAGTCGGTGATTTTTGGGCGGCATGATCTGATTCAGGATGCTCCGATTTCTCGGATCGATTTGCTGACCTGTCGTAATACTCTGATGTATTTCAACGCAGAAACACAGGCGCGAATTCTGTCGAGATTTCACTTTTCTCTGCGGGATGGGTGCTTTCTGTTTCTCGGTAAAGCAGAAATGCTGCTATCTCATACCAGTACGTTTACTCCGGTTCAGTTGAAATGCCGCGTTTTCACAAAAGTTCCTAAACCTGCACTGCACGATCGACCTTTGCCAACGGGTCAACTGCCATCCGAGGATGGAATCAGCTTTTTGCCGAGCTACACCCGACTGCGGGAAGCGGTGTTTGAGACTGCACCTGTGGCACGACTGGTGGTTGACTCTGCTGGGTTTCTCACCTTAGTGAATGAACGCGCTCGATCGCTGTTTGGTATCAATCCGCGTGATATCGGTCGCCCCTTTCGGGATTTAGAAATTTCTTACCGTCCTGTCGAACTGCGATCGTGTATTGAGCAGGTGTGTATCGATCGTCGATCGCTGACGCTTTGTAATATTGAGTGGCAAACGATTCGCGAATCGATCTATCTAGATGTACAAATTATGCCGTTAATTGACTCCCCCGACACCGTTCTGGGAGTCAGTGTCAGCTTTACTGATGTGACTCGCTACAAACGGCTCCAGGAAGAACTCGAACACTCGAATCAAGAATTGGAGATGGCTTACGAGGAATTGCAATCGACCAATGAAGAATTGGAAACGACGAATGAAGAATTGCAATCGAGTAATGAAGAATTGGAAACGACGAATGAGGAATTGCAATCGACCAATGAAGAATTGGAAACGATGAATGAGGAATTGCAATCGACCAATGAAGAACTCCAAACCGTGAATGTAGAACTCCAGCAGCGCAGTGAAGAACTGAATCAAACCAATGCGTTTTTGGAGTGGATTTTGAGGAGCTTGAAAGGTGCGGTGGTCGTGGTCGATCGAGATTTACGGGTTCAAATTTGGAATCACAAAGCCGCAGACCTGTGGGGGATTCGTTCTGAAGAAGCGATCGATCAAAACTTTCTCAATCTGGATATCGGGCTACCTGTCGAGCAGTTGCGGCAACCGATTCGAGCATGTCTGTTTGGTGAGTTTGATAGCACTGTTGAGGTCTTGCTGGCGGCAATCAATCGTCGAGGACGCAGTATTGAATGTTATGTGACTTGTACGCCCTTGGTGAATGGTGAAGGATTAATTCAAGGTGTGATTTTGCTCATGGAGGAACGGAGCAGCGAGGTGGCTGTTTCGTCATAG
- a CDS encoding AAA ATPase (similar to AA sequence:cyanobase_aa:LBDG_13060), whose product MSHSAFFSTIETALGETIVVRLILEECELLIGSEYGAILQGIPLKERSFEPISPSSSFSNPEVSIPQALETLKARQSIEIYGLGFAKIELLRSLSQQSELQEIYPHGILYLEQADPLEDLLQIIFERLYRVPSDVKPSRAEIRSKLSDRQALILLNHPNLTAAEIEQLQRVLPESRFAIASVVRRFSQANSAIELSDSEADFGTVSEQENAVLELLATVGVSLTAEQIAAITNISDLGFIQADQGRYKLWRQHRISESWMQKVLVYVLDWIRSKPDEIVQERELLMVTVQWAANQRRFSEVIKIVRSIEGAFASAKLWASWSKLLRWSLSASWALEDETTEAWALHQLGTLAFCQQEVTTGYDTLRDALTLRTELKEQTAIDFTTHNINQIKALIAPAKSPKHQRQSYWIVGVIFAIAVTVSIGVGIVYTQQRSGDQKPRSSLTLARFS is encoded by the coding sequence ATGTCTCATTCTGCCTTCTTCAGCACAATTGAGACGGCACTGGGCGAAACGATCGTAGTTCGCTTGATTCTTGAGGAGTGCGAATTGTTGATCGGCTCTGAGTATGGGGCGATCTTGCAGGGCATTCCACTAAAAGAGCGATCGTTTGAGCCAATTTCTCCAAGTTCGTCTTTTTCAAATCCAGAAGTATCGATTCCCCAAGCGTTAGAGACTCTGAAAGCACGACAATCGATCGAGATTTACGGATTAGGATTCGCAAAGATCGAATTATTACGATCGCTGTCTCAACAGTCTGAACTTCAAGAAATTTACCCGCATGGAATTCTATATTTAGAGCAGGCTGATCCACTTGAAGATCTTTTGCAAATCATTTTTGAACGTTTATATCGCGTTCCATCCGATGTAAAGCCTTCGAGAGCAGAAATCCGATCGAAATTAAGCGATCGACAAGCCTTGATTCTGTTAAATCATCCAAATTTGACAGCAGCAGAAATAGAGCAGCTTCAGCGAGTTTTACCAGAGAGCCGATTCGCGATCGCGTCTGTGGTGCGGCGATTTTCTCAGGCGAATTCTGCGATCGAGCTTTCTGATTCTGAAGCCGATTTTGGCACTGTTTCTGAGCAAGAGAATGCTGTGCTTGAATTATTGGCTACTGTTGGCGTTTCACTAACAGCAGAACAAATTGCTGCAATTACCAATATTTCAGATTTAGGCTTCATTCAAGCTGATCAAGGACGATACAAGCTTTGGAGACAGCACCGAATTTCGGAAAGTTGGATGCAGAAAGTACTTGTGTATGTGCTTGATTGGATTCGCTCTAAGCCTGATGAAATTGTGCAGGAACGCGAATTGTTGATGGTGACGGTGCAATGGGCAGCCAATCAGCGACGATTTTCAGAAGTGATTAAAATTGTTCGATCGATAGAAGGTGCGTTTGCAAGTGCGAAACTTTGGGCAAGTTGGTCGAAACTCTTACGCTGGAGTTTGTCCGCATCTTGGGCGCTTGAAGACGAAACGACTGAAGCTTGGGCACTTCATCAATTAGGGACACTGGCATTCTGTCAGCAAGAAGTGACAACCGGATACGATACACTCAGAGACGCTTTAACATTGAGGACTGAGTTAAAAGAGCAAACGGCAATTGATTTCACAACGCACAATATTAATCAAATTAAAGCGCTGATTGCTCCAGCAAAATCACCAAAACATCAGCGCCAGTCTTATTGGATTGTTGGAGTAATTTTTGCGATCGCAGTAACTGTCTCGATCGGAGTTGGCATTGTGTACACTCAACAGCGATCGGGCGATCAAAAACCGCGATCGAGTCTAACTCTCGCCCGGTTTTCCTAG
- a CDS encoding hypothetical protein (conserved hypothetical protein;~similar to AA sequence:cyanobase_aa:LBDG_13070), with product MSEINTEAQTHDAELVAEEIAAGDRPAPKVDVSADYEAAQEFSTSSIDDSGKGQELAEAATAPEFEAHSAEETDLPTDHLASEPTGDPDLYRDMAKEVTHGSGATGNVDDDLVKKALELGKPGES from the coding sequence ATGTCTGAAATTAATACAGAAGCTCAAACCCATGATGCAGAGTTAGTTGCCGAAGAAATCGCAGCAGGCGATCGACCCGCTCCGAAAGTCGATGTGTCTGCGGACTACGAAGCGGCTCAAGAATTCAGCACGAGCAGCATTGACGATAGCGGAAAAGGTCAGGAACTTGCAGAAGCCGCAACTGCTCCAGAGTTTGAAGCTCATTCCGCAGAAGAAACGGACCTTCCCACTGATCATCTCGCATCAGAACCGACAGGCGATCCAGACCTTTATCGCGATATGGCGAAAGAAGTGACTCATGGTTCTGGTGCTACTGGAAACGTCGATGATGACTTGGTGAAAAAAGCGCTAGAACTAGGAAAACCGGGCGAGAGTTAG
- a CDS encoding hypothetical protein (hypothetical protein Npun_R5130;~similar to AA sequence:cyanobase_aa:LBDG_13080): MPQSASQNVDPSEYLGEGLQSAIDDFNPLSADDKLALLYYVYEKMGDSITPAAPQAAEPELAPILLGDFYNLSHQDQLQVMRDIVNRTDTEYSRAYGALKENNQLLVWYAWAVAMGESVVGMPADYQQSDAIGNFLKRIESFEFEQQMSLLRELASEMGYTEVQAVPSQAQTGKTASL; encoded by the coding sequence ATGCCTCAGTCTGCAAGTCAGAACGTCGATCCGTCCGAGTATTTGGGCGAAGGTCTTCAGAGTGCGATCGATGATTTTAATCCGCTATCGGCTGACGATAAGTTGGCGCTTTTGTACTATGTTTATGAGAAAATGGGCGACTCGATCACGCCTGCGGCTCCACAAGCGGCAGAACCAGAGTTAGCACCGATTTTGTTGGGTGATTTTTATAATTTGTCGCATCAGGATCAGCTTCAAGTGATGCGCGATATTGTAAATCGGACGGATACTGAATATTCTCGTGCTTATGGTGCGCTGAAAGAAAATAATCAGTTATTGGTGTGGTATGCGTGGGCAGTTGCAATGGGCGAATCTGTGGTGGGAATGCCTGCGGATTATCAGCAATCAGACGCGATCGGCAATTTCTTGAAGCGGATTGAATCGTTTGAGTTTGAGCAGCAAATGTCGTTGCTGCGGGAATTGGCGAGTGAGATGGGATATACCGAAGTTCAGGCAGTTCCCTCTCAGGCTCAGACTGGAAAGACCGCGAGTTTGTAA
- a CDS encoding protoporphyrin IX magnesium-chelatase (similar to AA sequence:cyanobase_aa:LBDG_41580), with protein sequence MTFTTQPTSQNGRSTTAPARRRAVFPFTAIVGQEEMKLALLLNIIDPKIGGVMIMGDRGTGKSTTIRALADLLPEIDVVADDPFNSHPNDPELMGDSVRQLIEQDADVPVVKKKVMMVDLPLGATEDRVCGTIDIEKALSEGVKAFEPGLLAKANRGILYVDEVNLLDDHLVDVLLDSAASGWNTVEREGISIRHPARFVLVGSGNPEEGELRPQLLDRFGMHAEIRTVKEPALRVQIVEQRTEFDQDPVPFLEKYEPQQNDLQRQIVDAQERLKGIAIDYDLRVKISQMCSELDVDGLRGDIVTNRAAKALAALEGRTEVTVDEIRRIAPLCLRHRLRKDPMESIDSGYKVEKVFDQVFGMEA encoded by the coding sequence GTGACCTTTACGACACAACCCACATCACAAAACGGACGATCGACTACCGCTCCCGCTCGACGGCGGGCAGTATTTCCCTTTACTGCGATCGTTGGACAAGAAGAAATGAAGTTGGCGTTACTGCTCAATATCATCGACCCCAAAATCGGTGGTGTGATGATTATGGGCGATCGCGGAACTGGAAAATCAACTACGATTCGAGCTTTGGCAGATTTGCTGCCTGAAATCGATGTAGTGGCTGATGATCCGTTCAATAGTCATCCGAATGATCCTGAATTGATGGGCGATTCAGTGCGGCAATTGATCGAGCAAGATGCCGATGTGCCTGTTGTGAAGAAAAAAGTGATGATGGTCGATTTGCCCTTGGGTGCGACCGAAGATCGGGTGTGCGGCACGATCGATATTGAGAAAGCTTTGTCCGAAGGTGTGAAAGCCTTTGAACCTGGATTGTTAGCGAAAGCAAATCGCGGCATTCTCTACGTCGATGAAGTGAATTTGTTGGACGATCACTTAGTCGATGTTCTGCTTGATTCTGCTGCTTCTGGCTGGAATACAGTTGAGCGGGAAGGGATTTCGATTCGACATCCAGCAAGATTTGTTCTCGTTGGATCAGGCAACCCGGAAGAAGGAGAGCTTCGTCCACAATTGCTCGATCGATTCGGAATGCATGCTGAAATTCGTACCGTGAAAGAACCTGCACTACGGGTTCAAATCGTGGAACAGCGCACCGAATTCGATCAAGACCCTGTGCCGTTCTTGGAAAAATACGAGCCGCAGCAAAATGATCTTCAGCGTCAGATTGTTGATGCTCAAGAGCGATTGAAAGGAATTGCGATCGACTATGATCTGCGGGTCAAAATCTCGCAAATGTGCTCTGAACTGGATGTTGATGGATTGCGCGGCGACATTGTGACGAACCGGGCTGCGAAAGCGTTAGCGGCTCTTGAAGGACGCACTGAAGTCACTGTCGATGAAATTCGTCGAATTGCGCCGCTATGTTTGCGTCACCGTCTGCGGAAAGATCCGATGGAGTCGATCGATTCTGGCTACAAGGTAGAGAAAGTCTTCGACCAAGTGTTCGGCATGGAAGCGTAA
- a CDS encoding dihydrodipicolinate reductase (similar to AA sequence:cyanobase_aa:LBDG_01580): MAGRIPVVVNGATGKMGREIIKAVSQSPDMNLIGAIARNPDYQGQDIGEIIGCGALEVPVTNEYEPMMAMLSQEKELGVVVDVTHPDAVYGNVRSAIAYGVRPVVGTTGLSAGQIQDLAEFADKASTGCLIVPNFSIGVVLMQQAAIQASQHFDHVEIIELHHNQKADAPSGTAIQTAQMLAEMGKTYNEAIVTETEKITGARGAQAEEGIRIHSIRLPGLVAHQEIIFGAQGQIYTLRHDATDRTCYMPGVLLSIRKVIPLKSLIYGLEKIL; this comes from the coding sequence ATGGCAGGTCGAATTCCAGTCGTGGTCAATGGTGCGACGGGCAAAATGGGTCGCGAAATTATTAAAGCGGTGTCACAGTCGCCCGATATGAATCTGATTGGAGCGATCGCACGAAATCCAGATTATCAAGGGCAAGATATTGGCGAAATTATTGGCTGCGGTGCGCTCGAAGTGCCTGTAACGAATGAGTATGAGCCGATGATGGCGATGCTGTCTCAGGAAAAAGAATTGGGCGTTGTCGTGGATGTGACGCATCCGGATGCGGTTTATGGAAATGTACGATCGGCGATCGCTTACGGAGTTCGTCCGGTCGTTGGCACAACTGGCTTAAGTGCAGGACAAATTCAAGATTTAGCAGAATTCGCAGATAAAGCGAGTACGGGCTGTTTGATTGTGCCGAATTTCTCGATCGGTGTTGTTCTGATGCAACAAGCTGCAATCCAAGCCTCACAACATTTTGATCATGTTGAAATCATCGAATTGCATCACAACCAGAAAGCCGACGCACCGAGCGGGACAGCAATACAAACCGCACAAATGTTAGCGGAAATGGGCAAGACGTATAACGAAGCGATCGTGACTGAAACCGAGAAAATTACCGGAGCAAGAGGCGCACAAGCGGAAGAGGGAATTCGGATTCACAGCATTCGATTACCAGGACTCGTCGCGCATCAAGAGATTATTTTTGGCGCACAAGGACAGATTTATACTTTGCGACACGATGCGACCGATCGCACATGTTATATGCCTGGAGTCTTGCTCTCAATTCGGAAAGTAATTCCGTTGAAATCATTGATCTATGGATTGGAGAAGATTCTTTAG
- a CDS encoding hypothetical protein (hypothetical protein PCC7424_4122;~similar to AA sequence:cyanobase_aa:LBDG_16090): MNPLNHKELLRGFLAFALIIVGITHFIFPEEYAKIVPPIFPAFTSVYVSGFFEILGGIGLCIPYISVVAAWGLISLFIAVFPANIYLALHSDIALNNIPHSPLFYWLRLPFQPVLIAWAYWYTRNPQDQRGAERIANQWQTLDRLVEKK, translated from the coding sequence ATGAATCCTCTCAACCACAAAGAACTTCTACGAGGTTTTCTCGCCTTTGCTCTGATCATTGTCGGAATCACTCACTTTATCTTTCCAGAAGAATACGCCAAAATCGTACCGCCAATCTTCCCAGCATTCACTTCTGTATACGTCAGTGGATTCTTCGAGATTCTAGGCGGGATTGGCTTATGTATTCCTTATATCAGTGTTGTAGCAGCGTGGGGATTGATTTCTCTATTCATCGCTGTGTTTCCTGCCAATATCTATTTAGCTTTGCATAGTGACATTGCATTGAATAATATTCCTCACAGTCCATTGTTCTACTGGTTGCGATTACCATTTCAGCCTGTATTAATTGCTTGGGCATATTGGTATACTCGCAACCCGCAGGATCAAAGAGGTGCGGAAAGAATTGCGAATCAATGGCAAACGCTCGATCGATTAGTCGAGAAGAAATAA
- a CDS encoding glyoxalase/bleomycin resistance protein/dioxygenase (similar to AA sequence:cyanobase_aa:LBDG_04740), producing MQLTQFLHAAIVVSDLEKSEHFYGTVLSLQKIDRVLKFPGAWYELGSFQIHLIADSAQSSEIQNGQKWGRNRHLAFSVANLEAAKQQLIAHHCEFQLSASGRAALFVKDPDNNIIELGEA from the coding sequence ATGCAACTCACGCAATTTTTACACGCCGCGATCGTGGTTTCTGATCTAGAAAAATCTGAGCATTTTTATGGAACCGTGCTGAGCTTGCAAAAGATCGATCGAGTTCTGAAATTTCCGGGCGCTTGGTACGAATTGGGGTCGTTTCAGATTCATTTAATTGCCGATTCTGCTCAATCTTCGGAGATTCAGAACGGTCAGAAGTGGGGACGAAATCGACATTTAGCTTTTTCTGTCGCAAATTTAGAAGCTGCAAAACAACAGTTGATCGCTCATCACTGCGAATTTCAACTGAGTGCATCGGGTCGGGCTGCATTATTTGTCAAAGATCCTGATAACAATATTATTGAACTAGGAGAAGCGTAA